The sequence below is a genomic window from Gossypium hirsutum isolate 1008001.06 chromosome A11, Gossypium_hirsutum_v2.1, whole genome shotgun sequence.
CTGCATATGTTGTGCTTCTCTGTAATGATTATGATCATTTGACTTgattatcaataataattttgACATGTTTTTTTCTCATCTATTTTACTTACGACTCAGGTGTAAGTTTCAGATATCGGTATGTTCAAATTATTCtaagttttttcatgtatttataGTATCTTTTACGGGTCATATTTTCCCATACCTATGTTCTAATAAGTGTTGGACATGGTTACTTAAAGGAAAAATGAAGAGTCAGAGCAACATAGGTTCTCATCAATTAACTTCATCGACTTCTTTAGCTTGTAAGCTTAAAAGCAAAATTACTGTTGCATGGAAATAGTTCAAAATTTCTGGATATTGCGCCTCTCTGCAGTATGTTGGTTGATGCAAAGAGTACATAAAATTAAATCTGATTTTCTTATTTTAGGGCTTGAGTCTGGTTGTGGGCTCCTTAAAGGGTTATGATATACTTGTATCATTTGGAGGATATAATGGGCGTTACAACTGTGAGGTAGAGACATTTTAGCCTCGTTTCTCCAACTTTGTTGATCGCTTTGTCTCTATTTTGATCTGTTATGTTTTGCTTCCAGGTTAATATTCTCAACCCAAGTTGTAAGTTAAACTTACAATCAAATATTACAGAGGCTCCTTCTGCTGTGCATAATGCCACTAATCCTACCAGAGATCTGCGGTCCGAATTTGAAATTGGACAAGGAAAAATACGAGAAATTGTTATGGATAATGTCAACTCAAAGCCCACTGTATGTTATATTTTGCTTCCGCATTCAACATTCAAAACCATTTAAGTTTATTGGAGATCTACTGGTTGAAATCTTCTGATATAAAGTACACACGTGCCATATTTGATAGAGCGGATTTATTATATTTCGCAACATTCGGAAGCAACACCTGAAATTTTCTTTCAACCTCTACAAAATTTTTATCAAGTCTCGAAGTTGTAAATTTTATGTCAATATTTTTCTTCAGCTCAAGTTTTAGATTATGTGCAGATATCCGAATGTGAGAAGACTAACGAACGCATTATAGCAACACTTAAGGTGGAAGAGCAAGAACTGGAATCTTCACTGAGCGAGGAGAAGTTACAGTCTCTCCAGCTAAAGCAACAAGTACTGGAAGCCGAGACTCGAAACACGGAATTGTACAAGGTATTAATGTCTTAAATTATGATGTCATTGGCAATGGCAAGTCATGTAGCTTTCTTTAACAGTTTCAATTGTTCGCTAGTCCGAAACAGTGGTGTACGTCTTCCTGTACATTTTTTCTCACTTGATTCCATTTACATCTTAGGAGCTCCAATCCGTACGTGGTCAACTTGGCACTGAGCAGTCAAGATGCTTCAAATTAGAGGTATAATCGGAGTCAAAAGAGCAATCCCATTACTCATACTCCCTGCTTTCATCTGTTTCCTCCTTTTAAAACAACCATTCTAAATGCACCAATTTCAGTTTTCTTAAAAACTGCAGTATTCTTCTAATTCTCTTGAACCAACAGGTTGAAGTCGCAGAACTGCGACAAAAGCTTCAGACAATGGAAACACTAGAAAAAGAACTTGAATTCCTGCAACGACTGAAAGCTGCATCTGAACAAGCTGCCTTAAATGCAATGCAGAGGCAGGGTTCGAGCGGTGTTTGGGGTTGGCTTGCCGGTAACCCTCCAGAACATACCGCCATCGATGACAATGCCTGAAAATTCAATTGAAAGGCCCAACTAATGATGGCtagattctttatttttttttctcattaatcattttttttcaacTTAACCCTATTCTTTCTATGATGGGAATAATATTTATATCTAATTAGGGTTTTTTGGCATGAATAGATGTCCCAATAGATTACAGTCTCACAGCTTATTATTATACATTTACAGATCGCCGGTGCGGTTGTTCCATTTGTTTTTTGCGCAAGTTTTATCCTAATTTGTAttcaaaatattatgttattttttaattgaaaatataggTTTGAAATGTTTGCCTATGgttttattctgtttctgtgatATTATTTAGGGTATGTTTGGTTAATGAAAAATGGCATGCTGGTTAAAAGgaaattaagttaatatttcTTGAAACCCAATTTCGGTGGAATAAATAGTCTTTTTAGTTTAATGGTAAGATTGAGATCTCACATTTAAGTTTCATTAGATACAAACTACTTTACTATTGGtgcatttcatttatatttatttttttataataaaataagtttttggGTGGATGGATCCAACTTCAAAACaaacttaaacataaaaaaatattttattatcagACATCGATCTGACTTGATTCGACCCATGTATCCCTCTAATAAATAACATCCATGCAATGAAATATCACTCATATAGTCATGCTTAGACTTGTTTGTCAGCTTAACAAACTCAAGTCGAGTTTGgataataattttttacatttcaaactaatttctatttaatataaaatagaatttatatgttagtatttttattttttttaaagcaatATTGGATTGGatagaaacaagaaaaaaaatacaaaacaagGGCCCAGAGTCAAATGAAAAACAGGcccaaataaaaaacaaacaacAGAAATAAAAGCAAGCCTACCCACATACttcgaaaagaaaaaagaaaatggaaagtcACTCTCTATCCAATCAAATTGGCACCTGGATTCTATCAATCAtcatttaattttcattaattgCTGTTACCAGATACCTAAGGAATAGCAGTTTCCAAAACGAAAAATCAAAAACCTTTGGCTGCTATGTAAAAtctaatgataaaattataatttaaaatttacactataattatatttaaaacttaattttttaatttatcaaatattaagTGTAATTATTGTAAATTTCTAGTTAAatcattacattaaaaattttgaatataaatcTTATCAGTTtagatatatatttaatttatagataaacaatttggtaattatttttaGGATAAAACTTAATAACATGTTAActttgatttaaaataaatatttaaaaatcatgaaACAAATAAGATATTTCCATAACAGTGAAAATAATTTCGTTTTCCattataaattttgtattttggataatttttttaaatttatatatattatttattgttaACACATAGTTGGCCCtcaatttgtataaaaaatttaatcgtctaagttttttttttttttggacatAATTGATACTTGAATTTGTATTATATCTCCAGGTTAGTACCTTAGCACTAGCATTATTAGTTTATACTGGTATGATATTGATAACCAATAATTCACTAGTGATACGTGACAACCTCTTAATATACCACAAGAcgagtataaattttaaaaactagacatttctttataaattaataaaaaaaagtgtcgagtttatttttatgtgaaaattatatttttaatttttttaaaatttaaaatttatacgtGTCACGTGATATATTAAGAGACTGTCATGTATCACCAATGGATTGGTTATTAGTGTCATATCAGTATAAACTAATGATGTTTATGCAAATCTACCAAGTGATAGAATATAAGTTCAGGGAATAATTAAGTCTAAAAAAAAACCATTTAGATATTTTTATACAAGTTGAAGACCAAACGTATTAACCCTATTGTTTATGATATAAGCAACCGTTTGCCTTTTGTTCGTCAAACCgttttcagtttttcttttcattaaaatCATGCAATTTAGGTGTTTAGAAATCGATGTTATTTCCGCCCACGATCTCAATGTCGACGATCATTTCCGCACTATGGCCGTTTACGCCGTCGTTTCAATCGAAAGTGATCACACTTAAGCGCAAAGGACTCCAATCGGCACAGGCCGTGGTTCAAACCGCCAATGGAATCACACCGTGAAATTCAAAGTCGATGAAGCCACCGTCCGTCGGGACCTCCTCACCGTCGCATTCTGCCTTAAATCCGATTGTGAGATCGGGGTCCTAGAAATCGGTGCGGCTAAAGTCTCCGTCAAGGAACTGCTTGATAATGACCATCGAAACGCAATCAAAGCCGTACCGATCTCTTTGTATGGAACTACTAAAGGTATGTTGAATTTCAAATACAAGTTCGGTGACAAGTGTAACAAGGTTGTTCCGCCATCTTCGTTTAAGGCGGATGGCGCCAAGAACTTTGGAAAAAATAGGAGGAAACCGCCAACTATGATGTATCCACCACTTCCGATGATGTATCAGATGGCTACAATGGGGTATCTGCCAATGTACCCACCGCATGCAAATGGTAATCCAGGGTGGAGCTGCTGGTACCCTCCGATGGCAGATTATCCTTACCCTCGGCCGCCTGGCAGTGGATATCCGCCATATGGATACCAACAGCCACCTTTTCGAGGTCATGGATATGGTGGAATGCGGGGTGGTGATTATTTCGAAGATGCTCACGAAGATTAATTTTGAAGATTATTTCGAAGATGCTTATGAAGATTTTGCAGATTATTTCGCAGATGCTCATAAAGATTTTCAAGATTATTTTAGAAGGCTTTTCgtcttaataattttatttgctattttatgtttgtttttcaGTTTTCTTGCATTTGATTCGAGTTTTTCaagaatatgaaatttgaattgaGAGTGTTTATGAGGGATTTTATTTCAGGCTTTCCTTTCGCACTATTACGGATacgaaaataatgaaaaaagttGGATTCAATTGTCAACTGCTCCTATCGGACATAGGATTGACTACGGATTCGAGCCATATACACATGGTTTCATAAAACCGTACGATTCTCCCGATCTAAATCAAGCAGGTTTTACATGAAGAAGGTTTGCCTCAGCATGTTCTATTCGATACGAGTAGGAGAAGCGGTattcttaaaaaaatagagaaatcagAACCAAGTCAATATGATACGGATCAGCCTCTTCTTCTTGCGCCAAAGATCTTACCATTTCCGAAGGAACAGGAGTTACATCTCTTTTCCAGTTCCATTTAAGTTTCCACGACCCTTTTAAGACCCCgaaattttgacaaatttcttttcttttcttaggaACACATACAAGATTCGTCACTACAAACAGGATAATGGTAACCCCACGATTAATTACTTCATTTATGAATTTCATAGTAATAGAAATACATGTCCTACTGAAACAGAATTTGTAACTTGCTATCCTCTTGCCTAGCGAGCAAGGATTTACCTCCGTGGAAAAGATGATTCATTCGGATCCGCATGAAAGCCCAACTCCATTGTTGTATATTTGAAAGAGGTTGACCTCCTTGCTTCTCTCATGGTACAATCCTCTTCCC
It includes:
- the LOC121210105 gene encoding protein SRC2-like gives rise to the protein MAVYAVVSIEIDEATVRRDLLTVAFCLKSDCEIGVLEIGAAKVSVKELLDNDHRNAIKAVPISLYGTTKGMLNFKYKFGDKCNKVVPPSSFKADGAKNFGKNRRKPPTMMYPPLPMMYQMATMGYLPMYPPHANGNPGWSCWYPPMADYPYPRPPGSGYPPYGYQQPPFRGHGYGGMRGGDYFEDAHED